CGCCGGCGATGATCACGACGAGGGCGGCGGGCAGGTAGGGGAGCCGGGTCAGGCAGAGTCCGGCCGCCAGTCCGCCGGCGAGCAGGGTCCGGACCCACGACATCCCGGGCCGAGCCGTCCAGCATGCCAGCGCCACACCCAGGAAGAGACACAGCTCGAGCGGCGTCCGGTATCCTCGGGCGGCGTCGAACACGAGGTAGGGGCTGCCGGCCAGGAATCCCGCGGCCAGGGCCCCGATGAGCCTGGAGCGGAAGAATCGACGGCCAGCCAGATAGGTGAGGCAGACACCGAGGATCGCCAGGCCTATCGTCAGCAGGCGGAGGGCCAGGTGGGAGGCGCCGGTCAGCCGGAAGAATCCGTTTCCGAGGGCGACGAAGAGAGGTTCCCAGGGGCCGAAGCCGGCCGAGTAGAGTCCGTGATCCGGGGAGCCCCAGGTGAAGCGCTGCATGTAGTCGAGGTACGTCGCGGCGTCCGCCTCGAGCGGGAAGCGGTAGGTGGTGAGGAACTCCGCCCAGCGGAGCGAGACCGCCCCGGAGATCGCGCAGGCGGCCGCCGTCGTCGCGACCGCGGCTCGGCCGCGTCCACCGCGCAGCCCGGTGCGGGCCCAGCGCGCCGTCGCCGCGACCGCCGATCCGATCAGGAGGAGCCAGGCCCCCGGCCCGGCCAGCGCCCGGAGGGCCGGGAAGGCAATCGCCGCCGCGACCATCAGCGCGGGCAGCAGCCCGGCGAGGATCATGGCCCGGCGCCTCCCCAGCCAGTCTCGCGCGCCGACGAAGATCGCCACCGGGGCGAGCAGCACGCGGCCGGCGAGCGGGAGATTCGGGAGGCGGGCGGGCGGGGGGCTGTCGCTGGTCACGAGGTCGAGGCGATCGAGCACCAGCGCCTCCCGGGCGGTCGGGTTCTGGCCCTCGAAAGCCAGCCAGAGGCGGGGGCCCGCGGCGCCGACGAGCAGCGGGCTCAGGTCGACGACCTCGTTGTTCAGATGCCGGTTACGGAACGCCTCCCGCCAGGTGCGACCCTCGTCGGTGGAGACCGCGAGCCGGCTGGTCACGGGCGGGGGCGCGTAGAACCACAACCGCGCGACGACCTGAGTGTGGCCAGGTCGCGGGTAGGCGAGCGTGAGCCTTCCGGACGCGCCCGGCCGGAGGCACCAGCCGTACGTGCACGCCACGAATCCCTCCACGCTCACGAGGTCTCCGGGCGCGCGGGGGCGACCCGCGTCGAAATCCTCGACGTGACGCGCGTAGGTCACGTGCTCGGCCCGCAGGGCGTCGAGTCGCGGACCCTCGAGCAGGCAGGCGAGCGCGAGACCCCAGGTCACCAGGGCCAGCCGGTGCCGGCGCCCTCTCGCCACCTGGCCGACGACTCTACCCGTCCCGCCAGCGGGCCAGTCGCCCCTCCAGAACCCGCATTCCCCGGGTGGCGACCACCCCGAGCGCGACGAGCGTGACGACGGCGGCGAGGACGTCGGCCGAGCGAAGCCGAGCGCCTCCCACTGGCCGGGACTGTACTCGGAGAGCTGTTGCGCGTCAACATCTCGGCGTTCGCCACCATCGCGGCCGGGAGCACCGGCCGCGGCGTCCATCGCCCGGTGACTCGAGACCAGGTTGTCGAACCCGGGCAGATGGACTATCGTGGTCACCCGTCGGACGGGAACGCATGCCTGGTCGTGCCGCAGTCATGGAGATCGCGGACATTTCCCCCTTGGCCGCCGGCGGAATCGTCCGGGTGGACCCGGGGGAGCTGCGGTTCCTCGATCGCCAGGGCCTGGAGCGCCGTTGAGCGACGATCCCGACGCGCCGAGTACGCGGCCCGCCGTCCTGGCGCGGCTGCAGGGCAGCGGCGGGGTGATCTCGTTCGCCATGTTCTTCGGCAGCTTCGCCTGGTCGTTCGTCTTCGTCAGCCTGCCGTTTTACATCCAGGCCATCAGCACGGTGGACGAGGCGGCGACGCTCCGCTGGACGGGCTGGATCGTCGGGATCACCTCGCTGGTCAGCGTGCTGACCAACCCGTTGTGGGGGCGACTCGCCGGGCGCGGCAACCCGAAGATCTGTTACGTCCTCGTCGAGGCGCTCCAGGGCGTCGGCTTCTTCGGCCTGGCGATCGCCCGGACGCTGCTCGAGCTGTTCGTCGCCCGGCTCGTCCTCGGTGTCATGGGAGCCAGCTCGACGTTCGCGTTCATGCTGGCCGGGCGGGCCAGCGATCCGGCGGAGGTCCGCCGGCAGGTCGCGCTGGTGCAGACCGCGATGATGGTCGGCGGCGTGATCGGCCCGCTCGCCGGCGCGGTGGCCGCCGTCCGCTTCGGCTTTCGGGCCTCCTTCGTGATCGGGGGTCTCGTGCTGCTCGGCTGCGCGGGCTTCGTCGCCTGGGCGGTGAGCCTGCCCGCCGGACCGGAGCCGACACGGTTGGACCCGCGCCGGCTGCGGGTGATGGACGTGGTGACCGCGGCCGCTATCGTCCTGGCAGGGTCGGTCCATTTGTTCTTTCTCGCCCCGGTGTTGCCGCAGGTGTTGCCGGGGCTCGGCGTGGTGGATTCCGACATGGTCGAGGTGGGCGGGGTGGTGATCTTCGCGTCGTCCGCGGCCGCCGCGCTCGGCGGGTTCGCCGCCCCGCGCGTGGCGCGCCTCGCCTCGGAGCGGCGCCTGGTCGCGCTCCTGCTGGCCGCATCCTCGCTCCTGCTGGCCGCCCTCGGGATGCTCGGCTCCGTCTGGACCTACACGGCGGTGCGATTTCTTCAGGTACTGTGCATCGCGCCCGTCTTTCCGCTCGTGGTGGCCCGGATCGCGCAGTACGCCGGGGGCGACGCCATCGGGATCGTGAACTCGGCGCGGATCGGCGCCTCCTTCGTCGGGCCCGTCGTCGCGACTTCGATCTTGGCCTCGTCGTCTCCGGCCGCCGTCTACCTCGTGCTGGCCGCCGGCGGCCTGGCCTGCGTCCCCTTGCTCGGTCTGCCGGGACCCGAGGACCGCGCCCGCGGCGCTCGTCTGCCGCCTGATCGACCGTGAGATGACCACGCCGCCCGCCGGACCCGCCGAGCGCTCCAGTTTCTGGGACCAGGTGGGCGCCTCGTTCCCGTCGCTCAAGGGCGCCGCGTCCACGGCCTATTACCTGGAATGCGAACGGCGACTCTTCGAGCTCTACGCCCCGGAGCTCCGCAACCTCGTGACCCTGAAGACCGACCTGTGGGACGAGGCGAAGAACACGGAGATCCTCCGCTGGGTGGCCGAGCAGGGCGCGCGACCGACGGGGGTCGACATCGCCTTCGACATCGTCCGGGAGGCGCGGTGCGTGCTGGGGAAGCCCGTGCCGGGCTTCGCCGTCGGGGACGTCCGCTACCTCCCGTTCAAAGACCGCTCCGTCGACCTCGTCTATTCGATGGGCACGATCGAGCATTTCCCCGAGTACGCGCTCGCCACGAGGGAGATCTGCCGCGTGCTGAAGCCCGGGGGAACGGCGATCGTCGGCGTGCCGAACAAGTGCGATCCCTTCCTCCGCCCGCTCCTGGTCCACGTCCTCAACCTGTTCGGGTGGTACGGCTACGGGATGGAGAAATCCTTTACCCCGGGCGAGCTCCGCGGTCTGGTCGAGGCCGCGGGTCTCCGGGTCACGGCCACGACCGGCATTCTCTTCATCCCCGGGTGGCTTCGCATGCTCGACCTCTGGTGCCACACCCGGGGCTCGCCAGCCGTGGCCCTGACCCGTCTCCTGGTCCGGCCGTTCGCCTGGCTCTACCGGCACGTGCCGGCCGTCCACCGCCACGGCTACCTCGCCGTCGCCGTCGCGGAACGCCCGAGGTCGCTCCAGCGGGCTCTCGCCCGCTGAAATCGTCGTGGACGGGCGAGCGAGGCTCCCGCTCCGAGCGCGGGCTTTGCCCGCGCAACCTCTCGGAGGGGGCCGCAGAGGCCCCCTCCGAAGAAACTAGCTCGGGGGATCGGGGAGGCGCAGCGCGACCAGGAAGCCCAGCAAGGGCATCAGGGCGGCCGCCCAGAGCGCGGTGACGACGCCCCAGTGGTCGGCGACCCAGCCCAGGACCGCGACGCCCAGCCCGCCGGTGCCGATGGCGAGGCCGACGATCAGCCCCGAGGCCATCCCGATGTTCCGCGGCAGGTAGGCCTGGGCGAGCACCACCGACACGGTGAACGTCGAGATCAGGACGAAGCCGAGCGCGCCGAGCAGGATCACGCTGAGCAGGCCCCGGGTGAGCAGGACGCTGGCGGCCAGCGGCGCCGCCAGCAAGAAGATGATCACGATGTACTTCCGCGCCCCGATGCGATCGGCGATCGGGCCCGCCACGAGGGTGCCGACGGCACCCGCGCCCA
The genomic region above belongs to Candidatus Methylomirabilota bacterium and contains:
- a CDS encoding MFS transporter, with the protein product MSDDPDAPSTRPAVLARLQGSGGVISFAMFFGSFAWSFVFVSLPFYIQAISTVDEAATLRWTGWIVGITSLVSVLTNPLWGRLAGRGNPKICYVLVEALQGVGFFGLAIARTLLELFVARLVLGVMGASSTFAFMLAGRASDPAEVRRQVALVQTAMMVGGVIGPLAGAVAAVRFGFRASFVIGGLVLLGCAGFVAWAVSLPAGPEPTRLDPRRLRVMDVVTAAAIVLAGSVHLFFLAPVLPQVLPGLGVVDSDMVEVGGVVIFASSAAAALGGFAAPRVARLASERRLVALLLAASSLLLAALGMLGSVWTYTAVRFLQVLCIAPVFPLVVARIAQYAGGDAIGIVNSARIGASFVGPVVATSILASSSPAAVYLVLAAGGLACVPLLGLPGPEDRARGARLPPDRP
- a CDS encoding class I SAM-dependent methyltransferase — translated: MTTPPAGPAERSSFWDQVGASFPSLKGAASTAYYLECERRLFELYAPELRNLVTLKTDLWDEAKNTEILRWVAEQGARPTGVDIAFDIVREARCVLGKPVPGFAVGDVRYLPFKDRSVDLVYSMGTIEHFPEYALATREICRVLKPGGTAIVGVPNKCDPFLRPLLVHVLNLFGWYGYGMEKSFTPGELRGLVEAAGLRVTATTGILFIPGWLRMLDLWCHTRGSPAVALTRLLVRPFAWLYRHVPAVHRHGYLAVAVAERPRSLQRALAR